GTTCATCTGGATCGATCAACCACCCCACTTCAGCTCCCGCATCAATACAGGCCAAAATGTTCCGGATCACCCGCGATTGCTTTTGATTGGTTGAAAGAATTTCGATCGTCCAATCGGGAGCACCAAACAAAGGCTCATTTTTAGTTGGTTTGCGTGAGGCACCAATTACAGTAATATCTGGCACTATGCTGACTGCACTAAGCACACAGCGCAGCTCTGGGAATGCCAAATATTGCCCCTGAGCCGCCTGGTCGATCGCATTGGGCAAGTGACGCTGAATCACTGAGTGAAAAAAACTGGGCATTGGCTTTTGCTGGGCAGTGCGATCCACATAATTCCAGGCGGGTGATTCTTCAATATATGGCAGTTGCAAAAACTGTTCCAGGCTCAACTGAGTTGCGACTTGAGACATGGCCAACCTCCCTCAAGATTCAAAAATGAATATGCGCAAACTATCTTTGCTAGTCTAACAAGTTAAATCTGAGCTGCTGCTTAATTAATCGAACACCATCAATAGTTAGTTAGTTAAGCTAGTCCTCCGCCACTGCTGACATTAACCAGGCCGCGATCCCATCTGCCGTAGTCTTAGCCAACTCCTGCTGCGCCTGCGGATCGATGATCCATTCAAATTCCTCTGGATTGATCATAAACCCAAACTCCATTAACACTGAGGGCGCAACTGTGGGCCTGGCCAGCGCCAGATTATTCCAGAAAATGCCATAGGTGGGGCGATCGAGTTCCAGCACCAGGTAGTCATGCAAAAAAGTAGCCAGATCATGACTTTGGGGGTGATACCAAAAGGAACCAATCCCCATCGTGTTGATCGCATCACCATTATCGGGCAAGGCGTTGTAATGCAAGCTAACCGCGATCGCTGGTTCTAGCTGCTCAATCATGGCTACGCGATCGGCTGGGAACAAATCTTCATCGCCATTACGGGTTAAATAAACCGTTGCGCCTTGTTTGACTAATTCATCCCGCACCAATTTGCCCAGCACCAGGGTGACATCTTTCTCTGGATAGCCGGTTGGCCCCCTGGCACCAAGATCCTCGTTGCTACCATGTCCTTGATCGAGCAGGATTTTTACCCCTTGTAAAGGCTGAGCCGAATTATTTGTATCCACGGCAGGTGGATGCTTAAGCGAGAGCACCAGACTGGTGCCGCGATATTCCAGTTTATAGCCCCATTGTTGTTTAGGTTTGAGCTGAATTTTGTATTTCACCCGATCGCTATCGCTACTTATTTGCTGCCAATCAAGCCGTTTGATTACTGGGTCTTGCCCCAATAGCGCCGTATCGGTTTGGGCAGTAACGTTGTGCAGGGTAAGTTTAAGTTGGCGATCGCTCTGCAATACCGTCACAGGTACTGGTGCTTGTAAAGGGAAAATCAATTCTGTCCAGCCAGCCACAATTTTGCGTTGAAAGCCGCGAATAATTGAATGGGGTAGTTCCTGGTTAGTAACAGTGGTTTCCGACTTCTTGATCCAGCCGCCATAATCCAGACGCAGCCAATCGCCCTCAAGGCCATTGATCGCCGCCTTGGTGCCCTGGGGTAAAGGGGTAAGACGTGAGTAGTTAGTGCCAGGTCCAGTGCGAGCGACACCAGCCTTGGCGGTTACTTCGGCAACGGCCAGGTGATCTAAATCAAGGATTTCGATCGCTCCGGTGGCTTTTTGCTTGACCGTGTTTTTATCCTTAATCACGGTGAATTCCGGCTGACCCAATTGGCCTATTTGTTTGAAGGCCGTGCAGCCTCTGTAGATTCCTGTGGCGGAGCTAACCTGAGGCTGGTTTAAATTAGTCAGCACCGCACTATTGGCAGGCAACTCCACATTCCTTGTTGCTGGTTTGAGCGGTAAAGTCTGCGATCCCAGAGCTAGTTGAACTTCTGCGTTGGGGGTAGCGATCGCCTCAAAACAAATTCTTTCCCCTGGCAATCGGGCAATATTTTGTTGGGGAGCAAGGGATTTGGGATCAAAGCCCAGTTCAGTTGGTGGGCTGGTTTGCTGGTTTAATCTAGTTACCACCAGATCAATAGTGCGATCGCCATGACTCAGCTTAAAAATATTCTTGCCCACCACCAGCGGGAATGAGGGCGCAAAATGCCCTGCCTCACTGCGATCGATCGGCTTACCATTCACTAATACTTCACCACCAATGGGCGCAGAGCCAATTAAAAAAATTTGATCGCTAGAGGTCTTATGCTCAGCAGGTGGATAGGTTAGATGTAATTCACTTACTGGTAATGGCTGGGGTGGTTGGTAGGTGGGCACGATTTGTTCTTGCGCACTGATGCCATGATTAACTACTAAATTAAAGCCCAGGGCGATCGACATCGACAAAACCATTACCAACAAAAAAGTCCAAATTCGTCTCATAACTCCTTACTGTCTCATTGAAATTGCTAGCCCTAATTTTTGATTAATGCCACTAGCAACAAATTAATCCCCAATTAGCAAGCTCTTGATGTCTGATCCCGTTGATATCTCATTCCTATGGCCAGTTATCTTGCTAATAATTAAACTAATTAAACTATCCCTAGGGTCAGGTAGACCAATGGTAATGATTACTGAAAGTCTACAATCAAGCTGATTTAGTTCATCTGCAATTGTGCCAGAGGATCCAGGTGATTTTTAAGTGCGTCTTCATATATAGATATATAGCCGATCGCCAGGGTTGGCGAAATCTAAACTATGTTCTAAACCAAGATATAACAAAGGAGCAGAGTCACACTAGATCCAACCAGGATTTTTTTGTTTTCTCCGCCAGTTGTGAGCAAGGTCAAAATATGCCATATCCCGATCGCCATGAACCCTACCCTATGCCTGGTTTCCCGCAGGTTTGCTTTATTAAAAATATAATTAACAACCCCAATATCATCATTGGTGACTATACCTATTACGATGATCCAGAGGATGTGAAAAACTTTGAGCGCAATGTGCTTTATCACTATCCGTTTACGGGGGATAAGTTGATTATTGGCAAGTTCTGCGCGATCGCCCGTGGGGTTAAGTTCATTATGAATGGTGCAAATCACCAGATATCTGGGTTTTCTACCTATCCGTTTTTTATTTTTGGCCAGGATTGGCAACGGGTGCAACCCAAACCAGCGGATTTCCCCTACAAGGGCGATACGATCGTCGGGAATGATGTCTGGCTGGGTTATGAAGCGGTGATCATGCCGGGGGTGAATATTGGCGATGGCGCGATCGTGGCGGCTAAATCAGTTGTGACGAAGGATATCCCGCCCTATGGGATCGTGGGTGGTAACCCTGCTCAGGTGTTGCGGTTGCGGTTTGAACCAATGGTGATCGAGAAACTGCTGGCGATCGCCTGGTGGAATTGGGAGATCGCCAAAATCACCCGTAATCTGGAGCTAATTATGGGTGCGGACCTTGAGGCATTGCAAAGTTGTTAAAACTAAGCACCCTCACGCAGCTTATCCAGAATCGATCGATCCTCCAGGGTCGAAGTATCGCTAGTGATCTCCTCGCCTGCGGCCAGGGTACGCAATAATCGCCGCATAATCTTGCCAGAGCGGGTTTTGGGCAGGGCATCCGTAAAGCGGATTTCACTGGGTTTAGCGATTGCGCCAATTTCGCTGGCCACATGCTGCCGCAAGTTGTCCGCCAGAGTATCAGTATGAGCCTGATCACCCTCCAGGATCACAAACGCAGTCACGCTTTCACCTTTAATTTCATCGGGCTTGCCCACCACTGCCGCCTCCGCCACGGCCGGATGGGAAACCAGCGCCGATTCGATCTCCATTGTGCCCAATCTGTGTCCGGCCACATTGATCACATCGTCTACGCGCCCCATCACCCAGAAGTAGCCATCTTGATCGCGCCGCGCCCCATCACCAGCAAAATAGACATACTTACCGTCTTTGGGCGGGATATGCTCCCAATAGCTGCGGCGGAATCGATCGGGATCGCCATAAACCGTACGCATCATACCTGGCCAGGGATGGGTAACAACTAAATAACCGCCCTGATTGTCTTTAACTGAATTGCCCTCTAGATCCACCACATCGGCAATGATGCCAGGAAAAGGCAATGTTGCAGAACCAGGCTTGGTGGGGGTTGCGCCTGGTAGCGGCGTAATCATAATGCCGCCAGTTTCCGTTTGCCACCAGGTATCCACGATCGGACATTTTTGTTTACCAATCACGCGGTGATACCAGATCCAAGCTTCTGGATTAATTGGTTCGCCCACTGTACCCAACAACCGCAGCGAGGAAAGATCGCGGCTATTGGGAAGATGATCGCCCATTTTAATAAAGGCGCGGATCGCCGTGGGCGCAGTGTAGAAAATATTCACACCATATTTTTCCACCACATCCCAAATACAACCTGGATTAGATGGTCTGGGCGCTCCCTCATACATCAGGCTGGTAGCACCATTAGATAGGGGGCCGTAGACAATATAACTATGTCCCGTAATCCAGCCCACATCAGCGGTACACCAGTAAACATCGTTGTCTTGCAGGTCAAAAATCCACTTGGTGGTCATGTGGGTATAGAGGTTATAGCCACCGGTGGTATGCACCACGCCCTTTGGTTTGCCGGTGCTGCCAGAGGTATAGAGAATAAACAGTACATCTTCGCTGTCCATTGGTTCGGCAGGGCAATCGGCCGATACTTCCTTTTGCAGGTCATGCCACCAGTGATCGCGGCCTGGCTCCATCTTCAGATTTTGGGCGGTACGTTTGACCACCAGGACATTTTCAACCGTAGGCGCAGCGTTATCAGCTAAAGCTTTATCAACCTGCTCCTTGAGTGGCACGATCGCATCCTTGCGCCAGCCTCCATCGGCGGTGATTACCAACTTGGCAGATCCATCATTGAGCCGATCGCGCAGGGCTTCGGCACTAAAACCCCCAAACACCACACTATGGGGCGCACCAATTCGAGCACAGGCCAACATGGCGATCGCCGCTTCGGGGATCATCGGCATATAGATGCCAATCACATCACCTTTTTTGACCCCCAATCGTTTGAGTGCATTGGCAAACTGGCAAACTTCGCGGTGCAATTGAGCATAGGTGAGGGTGCGCGAGTCGCCTGGTTCCCCTTCCCAGATCAGGGCTGCTTTGTTGCGTCGCCAGGTTTTCAGGTGGCGATCGATGCAGTTGTAGGTAATATTAATCTTGCCGCCAGCAAACCATTTCACATTGGGCGGTTGCCAATCCATTACGGTGTGCCACTTTTCAAACCAATCCAGCTCGGTTTCCGCCAGCTCTGCCCAAAAAGCTTGGGGATCGGCTTGGGCTTTGGCATAGATTTCTTGATATTTATCCAGGCTATTAATCCGGGCATTTTGGGCGAAATCTGCACTTGGCGTAAATACCCGATTCTCGGTCAAGATCGATTCGATCGTGGGTTCAGACATAGTGGTAAATAGTGGTTTTATTAATTTAGATTATTAATTTAGAAATTCAAGAAACTCAGACTAAGCGAGATTAAAAATGATTGATAGCAATTTGGGGTAGAACTGAAGAGAGTCTAAGGGCAAGCCCAGTTAGAGCTAAATCTAAATTGCCATAACTGAGCCTAAAACCCTAAAAATGCAACATGGTCTTAACACTTGTTGATCAGTTAATTTAATTGCAGAGATAGTTCGCCGGACTTAGTGATAACTTTGTAATAACTTTTCATCATGGTCAACTGCGCCAAAGAATAACTGCGCTCAGGACTAACTATTTGATATTCCGGTAGTCATGCAGAAGTAAGGATAATGGGATAGAAGATACAAAAATTCTCTCTCATGGATACATCTAAGCTAACTTGTCCAAGATGCAATTCACTCAAAATTGTCAAAAATGGCAAAATTCACAACGGTAAACAAAACTTCAAATGTAAACAATGCAATAGACAATTTGTAGCCAATTCTAAGAAGAAATATATCGCTAATGAGACTAAAGCTCAAATCGACAAACTTCTGCTAGAGAGGGTTTCACTCGCAGGTATTGCCAGAGTTGTAGGTGTATCACCAAGATGGCTACAGCAATATGTTAATCACAAATATGCTCAAGTGCCCCAACAAGTGCAGGTACAGGCTAAAAAAAAGGGCACTTAACCATTCAAATGGATGAGCTGTGGTCTTTTGTAGGCAAGAAACGAGTCAAGGTTTGGGTTTGGTTAGCTATAGATGTTAATACTAAGGAGATCGTAGGAGTGCATATCGGGTCTAGAGATGAGGTTGGTGCTCAAGGATTATGGCAGTCTTTACCACCCGTTTATCGACAATGTGCGGTTTGTTACACTGATTTCTGGCGTGCCTATGCTCAGGTAGTTCCGAGTATGCGTCATCAACCAGTGGACAAAGGTTCAGGCTTGACAAACAAAATTGAGCGATTTAATTGCACTCTTAGGCAAAGAGCTTCAAGACTGGTTCGCAAATCTCTTTCTTTCTCGAAAAAGTTAGCTAACCATGTTGGCGCTATCTGGTTATTTGTGCATCATTACAACTCATCCTTACTTGTATAGCACTACCGATATTCCATATCCCCAATCATTAATAGCTACTTAATGATCACCATGATCACCGTTCAGTTGATTAGTTCAACGCATGTAGAGCAATCGATCGCCCCACTGACTGCTTCTAATCGCCAACATATCTAAGTAGCAATGCTTCGGTATCTTTTAGCTCAAACCGCCGCAAATTAGCCAATCGATCGCCATCATTTAGTCCTGGCGAAGCTACCGCAATCTGCCACTTGGTCATATCCAGTTGCAGCCAATCGCCCAGGGTGATCGTGGTTGTTTCTCCGCCCATATGTGACACCATCATCACTTTTTCATTGGGGTTATCAGGATTACTACGAATGCCAAAGTAAATGATCCGATCCTTGCCAGTAATCCGATCGAAGCGATCGTTACCCATGCTCATATTTTTGCGCAGCCAGGTATTACTACGCCGGAATTGGCGCAATTCATAATTAAACTTGGCCTGAGCCGGATTAACCTTGTCTTCATGCAAGGCCACATTACACACTGTGTAACAATCTTCCATAAACAAACGCGCAAATTTCTTCAGACTGCCCACATCTAATCCCTGCAAAAACGGTGTTCTAGCTGTGCTATCGCCCGGCTGATCCAAAGCACATTGACAGGCAATCAGCACCGCATCTAATTCATAATCAACCGCCTCCATGCTGTCTTGCAGGGTTTTGCCAAATTGCTTCAGCTTGGCCAGGGTATCAAATCCCAGCGCTTTCATCTGCGGGAATAACCCTTCCCGTTCATATACTTCTGGCTCGACCTGCCAATCTAGAAAACCTACTTCTTCGGAAACTACCTTCACGCCGTAGAGCGCATCGGTGTTGCGGAAGAACATCCAGGGGGCATGGGCCAGGGCATTGATAAAATCCATTGGTAAACCAGGACTGAATCCATATACCCACAGGCTCACTGCTGGATTGTCATAGCCGCGATGCAGCACTTCTGGCAGGGTTTTGCCTAAGTTCCAGTTGATTTGGACTTTCTCCGTATCAACCTGATTGCCACGCCGCACCGTATCGTGATTGCCGCAGCCCGTAATCCAATAGTCACCGCGATCGAGCACTTGCTTGATCCGCTGCCACTTGGTGTCCCAAAACCCATACATCACCGGTGTGTTGTGGGCAAAAATTAACGGCCCCCATTGGAACGAACCGGGTTTGGTTTCGACCATATCTCGATAGGTGGACGTATATTCCCAGCCCTGTTGCGGCCAGGGGCGACCATCTTCGTAGATCGTCACCATCAAGCGCTTATAGCCACCCACTTCCTGCACCACATCACTCATGGCGATCAAATAGGCATCGTCGTGCTTTACGGTTGAGGTGATCGGATCAAAGAACAATAGATCCTGAGCGCCATCGATTCTAATCCCATCGACACCGGTATTAATCTTGCGCCGCTGGGTTTCCAGCAGGATCGCCCGCACCACTGGCATCTGGTGGTTGAGATCCTGACCATACATATTGGGCCCCTTGAGGAAGTGATTATTCAACACCTCCAGCCCCTGGTTATCGGTGTGGCCATAGACAATGTCATAGATGACTTGAATCGGCCCTGCGGAGAAATTATGCATGGTGGCGATAAAATCTACCATTTCGTGGGGGCGACCACTGCCCAGCACCGTCACGTTGGTTGCTGCTGCGCCCAGGCCAGGGATGTCATAGCCCCAGTTCTGGGTGGTGGGCTTAGTCAGGTTAATTTCTACAATCTGCTGCCCATCCTGAATTGACTCAGAGGCGATCGCAAAGAACTCCCCCAATGGCCGCTCTTTAACGTGATACTCGATCGTGGGCTCGACTGGTAATAGCTGCACCGCATCATAGCCGACAAAGTTTTGTTCATTGGCAGTGAGGGGCAAATTATCAGCCAGCTTAGTAGAAATATGGCCATAGAGCTTGGTCAATCCTTCGATCGTTCCTGCTACTGTTGCTGTGCCCGTATGGATTTGGAGAATATTTACGGGAGGGGGCAATCGCCGCACATGGTTTGAGTCCTCGGCGATCGAAGTCTGGCGAAAATAATCTAGATCCTGGCGCTCCCGTTGAATCGACTCCATGTCGTATAGCTCTGCTGGGGCAAAGATGCCAAAGGGTAGCGAATGAGCCATCACATCCCGAATAATTTTGACGTTGTCCTGGTTGTCAATGTAGCGCACCCAATAGAGTGCTCCTGCCCGGTTGCGATCGCCAGCCTGCATTCCTTCGACTACGCCCCAAAGGTATTCTCCCCGTTGCTTGAGGCGCACCTGTTGAACTTGGAATTTAATCGTCTGCGATTTGGTGCGAAAATCAATCGCTGCGATCGGCGTTAACACCTCCAAGTAAACAGAAGTGGGTAAAATCCTCTGTGCCAATAGCTCAGGGCACCAGAACCCTAGCTGGGTTGTACCAGCGACTTGGTAGTTAGCACCTAGTTTGGTGGCAAGCTGCAGCGATTTCTTGAACACAGAGTCTGACGAATTCTCAATTTCCTGGACTGATTCAATCAGTTGATTGGTGGCAGTTTGATTGAGGCTTATTTTAGTAAAGGTTGAAGAGGTATTAGCGGTCATAGTCCTGACAGGTTAACTTAATAGGCAGCTTAAACTAATTCGGGGTTGGACTTCTTCAACATGAAGCTTTCTTAGAACTTGGCTTGATTTTTACTAAAAACTGTTGCGAATCGTTAACATTTGCTAATAATTCATCCTAGCTCCACCTCGATCGCCAATTGTGATTCCGCATAGTCGCCAGGATCGATAAAATTCCCCTCAATAAGCTGACCATTGATGAGCATGGTTTTGACACCGGAGTTTTTATGCTTTGGATTATGCACGGTTAGATCTAAAACCTTGCCCCGAAACGATCGCCGCGCCCTAAAACCAGGCCAATCAGCGGGAACATGCGGATCAATGTAAATGCCATCTAATCCGGTTCGGAAACCAATGATATGGCCAATCCCCACCCGCAACATCCATACCGCCGTACCCGTCAGCCAGGAATGACTGGCCTGCCCATCGGTGGGATGTTCTGGACTGGTTAAATATTCCGCATAAACATAGGGTTCGACTTCATAGCGATCGATATTTTGAGCCGAA
The sequence above is a segment of the Pseudanabaena sp. PCC 7367 genome. Coding sequences within it:
- a CDS encoding Vat family streptogramin A O-acetyltransferase, with amino-acid sequence MPYPDRHEPYPMPGFPQVCFIKNIINNPNIIIGDYTYYDDPEDVKNFERNVLYHYPFTGDKLIIGKFCAIARGVKFIMNGANHQISGFSTYPFFIFGQDWQRVQPKPADFPYKGDTIVGNDVWLGYEAVIMPGVNIGDGAIVAAKSVVTKDIPPYGIVGGNPAQVLRLRFEPMVIEKLLAIAWWNWEIAKITRNLELIMGADLEALQSC
- a CDS encoding IS1 family transposase (programmed frameshift) is translated as MDTSKLTCPRCNSLKIVKNGKIHNGKQNFKCKQCNRQFVANSKKKYIANETKAQIDKLLLERVSLAGIARVVGVSPRWLQQYVNHKYAQVPQQVQVQAKKKGNLTIQMDELWSFVGKKRVKVWVWLAIDVNTKEIVGVHIGSRDEVGAQGLWQSLPPVYRQCAVCYTDFWRAYAQVVPSMRHQPVDKGSGLTNKIERFNCTLRQRASRLVRKSLSFSKKLANHVGAIWLFVHHYNSSLLV
- the gghA gene encoding glucosylglycerol hydrolase, producing MTANTSSTFTKISLNQTATNQLIESVQEIENSSDSVFKKSLQLATKLGANYQVAGTTQLGFWCPELLAQRILPTSVYLEVLTPIAAIDFRTKSQTIKFQVQQVRLKQRGEYLWGVVEGMQAGDRNRAGALYWVRYIDNQDNVKIIRDVMAHSLPFGIFAPAELYDMESIQRERQDLDYFRQTSIAEDSNHVRRLPPPVNILQIHTGTATVAGTIEGLTKLYGHISTKLADNLPLTANEQNFVGYDAVQLLPVEPTIEYHVKERPLGEFFAIASESIQDGQQIVEINLTKPTTQNWGYDIPGLGAAATNVTVLGSGRPHEMVDFIATMHNFSAGPIQVIYDIVYGHTDNQGLEVLNNHFLKGPNMYGQDLNHQMPVVRAILLETQRRKINTGVDGIRIDGAQDLLFFDPITSTVKHDDAYLIAMSDVVQEVGGYKRLMVTIYEDGRPWPQQGWEYTSTYRDMVETKPGSFQWGPLIFAHNTPVMYGFWDTKWQRIKQVLDRGDYWITGCGNHDTVRRGNQVDTEKVQINWNLGKTLPEVLHRGYDNPAVSLWVYGFSPGLPMDFINALAHAPWMFFRNTDALYGVKVVSEEVGFLDWQVEPEVYEREGLFPQMKALGFDTLAKLKQFGKTLQDSMEAVDYELDAVLIACQCALDQPGDSTARTPFLQGLDVGSLKKFARLFMEDCYTVCNVALHEDKVNPAQAKFNYELRQFRRSNTWLRKNMSMGNDRFDRITGKDRIIYFGIRSNPDNPNEKVMMVSHMGGETTTITLGDWLQLDMTKWQIAVASPGLNDGDRLANLRRFELKDTEALLLRYVGD
- the acs gene encoding acetate--CoA ligase; the encoded protein is MSEPTIESILTENRVFTPSADFAQNARINSLDKYQEIYAKAQADPQAFWAELAETELDWFEKWHTVMDWQPPNVKWFAGGKINITYNCIDRHLKTWRRNKAALIWEGEPGDSRTLTYAQLHREVCQFANALKRLGVKKGDVIGIYMPMIPEAAIAMLACARIGAPHSVVFGGFSAEALRDRLNDGSAKLVITADGGWRKDAIVPLKEQVDKALADNAAPTVENVLVVKRTAQNLKMEPGRDHWWHDLQKEVSADCPAEPMDSEDVLFILYTSGSTGKPKGVVHTTGGYNLYTHMTTKWIFDLQDNDVYWCTADVGWITGHSYIVYGPLSNGATSLMYEGAPRPSNPGCIWDVVEKYGVNIFYTAPTAIRAFIKMGDHLPNSRDLSSLRLLGTVGEPINPEAWIWYHRVIGKQKCPIVDTWWQTETGGIMITPLPGATPTKPGSATLPFPGIIADVVDLEGNSVKDNQGGYLVVTHPWPGMMRTVYGDPDRFRRSYWEHIPPKDGKYVYFAGDGARRDQDGYFWVMGRVDDVINVAGHRLGTMEIESALVSHPAVAEAAVVGKPDEIKGESVTAFVILEGDQAHTDTLADNLRQHVASEIGAIAKPSEIRFTDALPKTRSGKIMRRLLRTLAAGEEITSDTSTLEDRSILDKLREGA
- a CDS encoding Uma2 family endonuclease, which gives rise to MSQVATQLSLEQFLQLPYIEESPAWNYVDRTAQQKPMPSFFHSVIQRHLPNAIDQAAQGQYLAFPELRCVLSAVSIVPDITVIGASRKPTKNEPLFGAPDWTIEILSTNQKQSRVIRNILACIDAGAEVGWLIDPDEQLVFVYFRGEPTVCVSGDRLIPALADLDLNLSAAQLFAWLK
- a CDS encoding N-acetylmuramoyl-L-alanine amidase translates to MRRIWTFLLVMVLSMSIALGFNLVVNHGISAQEQIVPTYQPPQPLPVSELHLTYPPAEHKTSSDQIFLIGSAPIGGEVLVNGKPIDRSEAGHFAPSFPLVVGKNIFKLSHGDRTIDLVVTRLNQQTSPPTELGFDPKSLAPQQNIARLPGERICFEAIATPNAEVQLALGSQTLPLKPATRNVELPANSAVLTNLNQPQVSSATGIYRGCTAFKQIGQLGQPEFTVIKDKNTVKQKATGAIEILDLDHLAVAEVTAKAGVARTGPGTNYSRLTPLPQGTKAAINGLEGDWLRLDYGGWIKKSETTVTNQELPHSIIRGFQRKIVAGWTELIFPLQAPVPVTVLQSDRQLKLTLHNVTAQTDTALLGQDPVIKRLDWQQISSDSDRVKYKIQLKPKQQWGYKLEYRGTSLVLSLKHPPAVDTNNSAQPLQGVKILLDQGHGSNEDLGARGPTGYPEKDVTLVLGKLVRDELVKQGATVYLTRNGDEDLFPADRVAMIEQLEPAIAVSLHYNALPDNGDAINTMGIGSFWYHPQSHDLATFLHDYLVLELDRPTYGIFWNNLALARPTVAPSVLMEFGFMINPEEFEWIIDPQAQQELAKTTADGIAAWLMSAVAED